A single genomic interval of Alistipes provencensis harbors:
- a CDS encoding alpha-1,3-galactosidase-related protein, with protein MNTKPLIPILAALLALLAQGCGTRPAHIRVPLDGRSDYTAQVRDILRTHPEGRFTLEFEPGVYDFYPEQAEERFLRVSNNDNGTKRIAFRMEDMRGVTVCGRDTEFRFHGELVPFYIDGCEEITLRGITLDYDVPFVLEGRVIAQDAATRSIDLKITSGNPVRVDNGELIFSGYDWEQTQGDNIVFDTLTHAPYYNTARFLHPYWQRKLTAAMLGPDTVRLTGFLSPELPPVGSVYADKGPFRSNRRCPGIVVHRTRGLKIERSTVHASGAMALICENTEDVTLEKYDVRLREGSGRFISASADATHFVNCRGTIRFDGCLFENMLDDATNVHGTYMAVDTLSGDRLTARFGHVQQQGFDFARAGDTLRLIDRISLRPLETFVAAEARSLGDERWTIRAAGPLATPPSEHLAVENPRNMPAVEMRRCTVRNNRARSILISTPCPVVVEDNYFSSMMAGVLIAGDANSWFESGSVGDVVIRRNTFVNMGTGGENPQSVLQISPEIPVSGRGDDFYYHGHIVFEQNTVRTFDSQVIYALSADRLEIRDNRFIQSDYPPIFGGLTYIDLQHCREADISGNSFEGDRTVEVSAVGCGSVRMAPGQPGFADATVGKPNTYYYKQ; from the coding sequence ATGAATACGAAACCATTGATCCCGATTCTCGCCGCCCTGCTCGCGCTCCTTGCGCAGGGATGCGGCACACGCCCCGCACACATCCGTGTTCCGCTCGACGGCCGGAGCGACTACACCGCACAGGTGCGGGACATCCTGCGCACGCACCCCGAAGGCCGGTTCACGCTGGAATTCGAACCGGGCGTCTACGATTTCTACCCCGAGCAGGCCGAAGAGCGATTCCTGCGCGTATCGAACAACGACAACGGGACCAAACGCATCGCGTTCCGCATGGAGGACATGCGCGGCGTCACCGTCTGCGGCCGCGACACCGAGTTCCGCTTCCACGGCGAGCTGGTGCCCTTCTACATCGACGGCTGCGAGGAGATAACCCTCCGGGGCATCACGCTCGACTACGACGTGCCGTTCGTGCTGGAGGGCCGCGTGATCGCGCAGGATGCCGCGACGCGCAGCATCGACCTGAAGATCACCAGCGGCAACCCCGTCCGGGTCGATAACGGAGAGCTGATCTTCTCGGGCTACGACTGGGAACAGACCCAAGGCGACAACATCGTCTTCGACACCCTGACCCATGCCCCCTACTACAACACGGCCCGCTTCCTCCACCCCTACTGGCAGCGGAAACTGACGGCCGCGATGCTCGGTCCCGACACCGTGCGGCTGACGGGCTTCCTCTCCCCGGAGCTGCCGCCCGTCGGCTCGGTCTACGCCGACAAAGGCCCCTTCCGCAGCAACCGCCGCTGTCCGGGCATCGTCGTACACCGCACGCGCGGCCTGAAGATCGAACGGTCGACCGTCCACGCCTCGGGCGCCATGGCGCTGATTTGCGAAAACACCGAGGACGTGACGCTCGAAAAATACGATGTCCGCCTCCGGGAGGGCTCCGGGCGCTTCATCTCGGCCTCGGCCGACGCCACGCATTTCGTCAACTGCCGGGGCACGATCCGCTTCGACGGGTGTCTGTTCGAGAACATGCTCGACGACGCCACGAACGTCCACGGAACCTACATGGCCGTCGACACGCTTTCCGGCGATCGGCTGACCGCCCGTTTCGGGCATGTCCAGCAGCAGGGCTTCGATTTCGCCCGTGCCGGCGACACCCTGCGGCTGATCGACCGCATCAGCCTCCGTCCGCTGGAGACCTTCGTGGCGGCCGAAGCCCGGTCCCTCGGCGACGAGCGGTGGACGATCCGCGCGGCGGGCCCCCTCGCCACTCCGCCGTCGGAACACCTCGCCGTCGAGAATCCCCGCAACATGCCCGCCGTCGAGATGCGCCGCTGCACGGTGCGCAACAACCGCGCGCGGAGCATCCTGATCTCGACGCCGTGCCCCGTAGTGGTCGAGGACAACTATTTCTCGTCGATGATGGCCGGCGTGCTGATTGCCGGCGACGCCAACTCGTGGTTCGAATCGGGCAGCGTCGGTGACGTCGTCATCCGCCGCAACACGTTCGTCAACATGGGCACGGGCGGCGAGAATCCCCAGTCGGTGCTGCAAATTTCGCCCGAAATCCCGGTCTCGGGCCGCGGCGACGATTTCTACTACCACGGACACATCGTCTTCGAACAGAACACCGTCCGCACGTTCGATTCGCAGGTGATCTACGCCCTGAGCGCCGACCGGCTGGAGATACGCGACAACCGCTTCATCCAGAGCGACTACCCGCCGATCTTCGGCGGACTGACCTACATCGACCTGCAACACTGCCGGGAGGCCGATATTTCGGGCAACAGCTTCGAAGGCGACCGCACGGTCGAGGTGAGCGCCGTCGGCTGCGGCAGCGTCCGGATGGCCCCCGGACAGCCGGGATTCGCCGACGCGACGGTCGGGAAACCCAACACTTATTATTACAAACAATAA
- a CDS encoding glycoside hydrolase family 43 protein, producing MRTSTLFTALWLILAAAACSRPEFRPGAVWTDTDGAVINAHGGGILYDEGRYYWFGEHKTAGEAGNLAQVGVHCYSSENLYDWRDEGIALSVAPEGSGSPIEQGCILERPKVIRNARTGKYVMWFHLEPKGTGYTGALSGVAVSDRATGPYTFLRAVRPDAGVYPTNALPQHFGKSRAAGMHFDGGSLPEHPDSLNLVGRDAAQGQMARDMTLFVDDDGRAYHIYSSEENSTLHISELTDDYLAHSGRYARFFAGRFMEAPALFKRGGRYYLMMSGCTGWAPNAARSAVAESIWGPWRELGNPCEGPGAETTYDSQSTFVVAVAGTDRYIYMGDRWNPADAADGRYVWLPVRFGDDGFCVEWRDRWRWEE from the coding sequence ATGCGCACTTCCACCCTGTTCACAGCCCTGTGGCTGATTCTTGCGGCCGCGGCCTGTTCCCGGCCCGAATTCCGCCCCGGAGCGGTCTGGACCGACACCGACGGCGCCGTCATCAACGCCCACGGAGGCGGCATCCTTTACGACGAAGGCCGCTACTACTGGTTCGGCGAACACAAGACCGCCGGCGAGGCGGGCAATCTGGCGCAGGTCGGCGTTCACTGCTACTCCTCGGAGAACCTCTACGACTGGCGCGACGAAGGCATCGCGCTGTCCGTGGCTCCCGAAGGATCGGGCAGCCCGATCGAGCAGGGCTGCATCCTCGAACGCCCGAAGGTGATCCGCAACGCCCGCACGGGCAAATACGTCATGTGGTTCCACCTCGAGCCCAAAGGCACCGGTTACACGGGCGCCCTGAGCGGCGTGGCGGTCAGCGACCGTGCAACGGGTCCCTACACCTTCCTGCGTGCCGTGCGTCCCGACGCCGGGGTCTACCCGACCAACGCCCTGCCGCAGCATTTCGGCAAGAGCCGCGCCGCGGGGATGCATTTCGACGGCGGCAGCCTGCCCGAACATCCCGACTCGCTGAACCTCGTGGGGCGCGACGCCGCGCAGGGCCAGATGGCCCGGGACATGACGCTCTTCGTCGACGACGACGGCCGCGCCTACCACATCTACTCCTCGGAGGAGAACAGCACGCTCCACATCTCGGAACTGACCGACGATTACCTTGCCCACAGCGGCCGCTACGCGCGGTTCTTCGCCGGACGATTCATGGAAGCCCCGGCGCTTTTCAAGCGCGGCGGGCGTTATTACCTGATGATGTCGGGCTGTACGGGCTGGGCCCCCAACGCCGCCCGATCGGCCGTCGCCGAGTCGATCTGGGGCCCGTGGCGGGAGCTCGGGAACCCCTGCGAAGGCCCCGGGGCCGAAACCACCTACGACTCGCAAAGCACCTTCGTCGTCGCCGTGGCGGGCACCGACCGCTACATCTACATGGGCGACCGCTGGAACCCGGCCGATGCCGCCGACGGACGCTATGTGTGGCTGCCCGTGCGGTTCGGGGACGACGGATTCTGCGTGGAGTGGCGCGACCGCTGGCGCTGGGAAGAGTGA
- a CDS encoding SusC/RagA family TonB-linked outer membrane protein, with the protein MKHSYRTHLRLWLTALAGFFLLAVHAQSGAEVRIQGKVTDKQHNPITGVVVAVHGRQAGTTTGTDGTFSITARVGETLEISYLGYKKQQLKVTQAMTRADITLEEDALAVQDVVVIGYGTTSKEKLTGAVSTVSTADFKNRPITDVSLALQGKITGVQVTQTSGQPGADGGTITVRGIGTLNDSSPLVIIDGFESSFDKVDPKDIESMSVLKDAASAAIYGNKAANGVILITTKKGRTGRLQVEYNGYVSVQQVTRYPDLLGSVDYMNLYNEACLNSGQQPRYSQNYIAHFRDGSDPALYPDRDWADFYFKPAILHNHYVKLNGGTDQLAYTLSMGYLGQDGILEGTEYDKYNFRINTTSSLLRDRLKISTNVAGYSGVKNDLVDGTGNTLYRIVAMSPMVNAKMEGYGWTDWFYDDAVREAGGFNKTKTGNFSGNINLQLSLLKNLRLEGAINYDRTTETGQVYAPNVDLYTVFTGADGSQTIGKSTSRESSITESTYRYGNLSSYVTLSYWATAGDHHNFKVLAGWQQGQWDNKYYKASRTRLTTNLPSLEVGDPSTQKNSSWETEVKSMSFFGRFNYDYKEKYLIEANIRYDGSSKFAEDHKWGVFPSFSAGWRISQEAFMRNVRWLDELKLRASWGQLGNEKIWSSYAGIDILSIGSCNYIWENQQVTGAATSYIASKDLTWETTTQYNIGLDLRLFGSLTFTGDFYVKDTDDILMQLPVSGIFGFTEDPWKNAGRMRNTGCEFALSYFKAFRKWEFSAGANLSFNRNKILDLKGQSPILNSTTGILLEEGRPINTLYGYEVEGIYQSDEEIHDHLTTFDRNGNPVNSYSGLVAAPGDIRFKDQNGDGIIDMDHDRVALGDPNPDFLFSFNLGARWKGFDLTAFFQGVCGGEGWSTGELVSPFFNGYNTAAWMTKRWTPERPNNTYQRVYIDSQRAQIKSDYYVEDLSYMRMKNLELGYTFPKSLVGKIGISGIRVFVSAQNLFTLTRYKGFDPERAGVNATNIYDYPLVRTFTAGLNVTF; encoded by the coding sequence ATGAAACACAGCTATCGCACCCATTTGCGCCTGTGGCTCACAGCGCTGGCCGGATTCTTCCTTCTGGCCGTGCATGCGCAGTCCGGCGCAGAGGTCCGCATTCAGGGAAAGGTCACGGACAAACAGCACAACCCGATCACGGGCGTCGTCGTAGCTGTCCATGGCCGGCAGGCCGGCACGACGACCGGCACGGACGGTACGTTCTCCATCACGGCCCGTGTCGGCGAGACGCTCGAGATATCGTATCTCGGCTACAAGAAACAGCAGCTCAAAGTGACGCAGGCCATGACCCGCGCCGACATCACGCTCGAGGAGGACGCCCTCGCCGTGCAGGACGTCGTGGTCATCGGCTACGGCACGACCAGCAAGGAGAAGCTCACGGGCGCCGTATCGACGGTGTCGACCGCCGATTTCAAGAACCGCCCGATCACCGACGTATCGCTGGCCCTGCAGGGCAAGATCACGGGCGTGCAGGTGACCCAGACCTCGGGCCAGCCCGGCGCCGACGGGGGTACGATCACCGTGCGCGGCATCGGCACGCTCAACGATTCGTCGCCGCTGGTCATCATCGACGGGTTCGAATCGTCGTTCGACAAGGTGGACCCCAAGGACATCGAGTCGATGTCGGTCCTGAAAGACGCCGCTTCGGCCGCCATCTACGGCAACAAGGCCGCCAACGGCGTGATCCTCATCACCACGAAGAAAGGCCGCACGGGGCGGCTGCAGGTCGAGTACAACGGATATGTCTCGGTGCAGCAGGTGACCCGCTACCCCGATCTGCTCGGATCGGTCGACTACATGAACCTCTACAACGAGGCGTGCCTCAACTCGGGCCAGCAGCCGCGTTACAGCCAGAACTACATCGCACATTTCCGCGACGGCAGCGATCCGGCGCTCTACCCCGACCGCGACTGGGCCGATTTCTACTTCAAGCCTGCGATCCTGCACAACCACTATGTGAAACTCAACGGCGGCACGGACCAACTGGCCTACACGCTGTCGATGGGCTATCTGGGGCAGGACGGCATCCTCGAGGGCACGGAGTACGACAAGTATAATTTCCGCATCAACACGACCAGCTCGCTGCTCAGGGACCGGCTGAAGATTTCGACCAACGTCGCCGGTTATTCGGGCGTCAAGAACGATCTGGTGGACGGCACGGGCAACACGCTCTACCGCATCGTGGCCATGAGCCCGATGGTCAACGCCAAGATGGAGGGTTACGGCTGGACCGACTGGTTCTACGACGACGCCGTGCGCGAGGCCGGCGGTTTCAACAAGACCAAAACGGGGAATTTCAGCGGCAATATCAACCTGCAACTGTCGCTGCTGAAGAACCTGCGGCTGGAGGGTGCGATCAACTACGACCGCACGACCGAAACGGGGCAGGTCTACGCCCCGAACGTGGACCTTTACACGGTCTTCACCGGAGCCGACGGCTCGCAGACCATCGGCAAAAGCACCTCGCGCGAGTCGTCGATCACCGAATCGACCTACCGCTACGGCAACCTTTCGAGCTACGTCACCCTCTCCTACTGGGCCACGGCGGGCGACCACCACAATTTCAAGGTGCTGGCCGGATGGCAGCAGGGACAGTGGGACAACAAGTATTACAAGGCTTCCCGCACGCGCCTGACCACCAACCTGCCGTCGCTCGAAGTGGGCGATCCCTCGACGCAGAAGAACTCGAGCTGGGAGACCGAGGTCAAGAGCATGTCGTTCTTCGGACGTTTCAACTACGACTACAAGGAGAAATACCTCATCGAGGCCAACATCCGCTACGACGGCTCGTCGAAATTCGCCGAAGACCACAAATGGGGCGTCTTCCCGTCGTTCTCGGCCGGCTGGCGCATCTCGCAGGAGGCGTTCATGCGCAACGTGCGGTGGCTCGACGAACTGAAACTGCGCGCCTCGTGGGGCCAGCTCGGAAACGAGAAGATATGGAGCTCCTACGCCGGCATCGACATCCTTTCGATCGGCTCGTGCAACTACATCTGGGAGAACCAGCAGGTCACCGGCGCCGCGACCTCCTACATCGCCAGCAAAGACCTCACATGGGAGACCACCACGCAGTATAACATCGGACTGGACCTCAGGCTGTTCGGATCGCTGACCTTCACGGGCGATTTCTATGTGAAGGACACCGACGACATCCTGATGCAACTGCCCGTATCGGGCATCTTCGGCTTCACCGAGGACCCGTGGAAAAACGCCGGGCGCATGCGCAACACCGGCTGCGAGTTCGCGCTCTCCTACTTCAAGGCTTTCCGCAAATGGGAGTTCAGCGCCGGGGCCAACCTCTCCTTCAACCGCAACAAGATCCTCGACCTGAAGGGCCAGAGCCCGATCCTCAACTCCACGACGGGCATCCTGCTCGAAGAGGGGCGGCCGATCAACACATTGTACGGCTACGAGGTGGAGGGCATCTACCAGAGCGACGAGGAGATCCACGACCACCTGACGACCTTCGACCGCAACGGCAACCCCGTGAACTCCTACTCGGGGCTGGTGGCCGCGCCGGGCGACATCCGCTTCAAGGACCAGAACGGCGACGGGATCATCGACATGGACCACGACCGGGTGGCGCTGGGCGATCCCAACCCCGATTTCCTCTTCTCGTTCAACCTCGGGGCCCGCTGGAAAGGCTTCGACCTGACGGCCTTCTTCCAAGGCGTTTGCGGCGGCGAGGGCTGGAGCACGGGCGAACTGGTCTCCCCGTTCTTCAACGGCTACAACACCGCGGCATGGATGACCAAGCGCTGGACTCCCGAACGGCCCAACAACACCTACCAGCGGGTCTACATCGACAGCCAGCGGGCGCAGATCAAATCCGACTATTATGTCGAGGACCTCTCCTACATGCGCATGAAGAACCTCGAACTGGGCTACACGTTCCCCAAATCGCTGGTCGGCAAGATCGGGATTTCGGGCATCCGCGTCTTCGTCAGCGCCCAGAACCTCTTTACGCTCACCCGTTACAAGGGTTTTGACCCCGAGCGTGCGGGTGTCAATGCCACGAACATTTACGATTACCCGCTGGTCCGGACCTTCACCGCCGGCCTGAACGTAACCTTCTAA
- a CDS encoding RagB/SusD family nutrient uptake outer membrane protein: MKKFSTLFIAALLLAGWSSGCADYLNTVPVDKSSPNTFLKGVEQAKSMLAGIYYCFYDDSPAYITPYTYENMCDNSYNHHTWEFSAEFAQGTQTAASWWAELKWTKDWQAISRANSLIRSMALATGISPADSRKILAEARFLRAWFYFDLVRFYGRVPLVDENSPQENAPREELTKVMTFIKGDVEYAVANLDNTLGGEVACLGSALMLQLQIAQYEYDNATVIACAKAIKELGYDLYGDFRKLFLDEGINDPSNREVIFKINYAEDLQSSYMTQLWYNWFSFNTTLEAVNSFFTANGLPVKPLEAENGASIPADPAYDKDYPFENRDPRLKLSVLCPGDEYRCDGTSRYQIHWQPANWDNKTGFAAKKGANETLVNLNNDGGDKILMRYGEVLLAWAEAENEENGPKGAYELIDQLRRRVGMVTLTESLPNLTKETMRALIRNERRVELFHEGQRWHDIRRWKIAEKVMTDAHGLDVSKLQYYPTSGATSPYWQYEEIVVDKRSFNKDRDYLWPIPLKELNANPLIRDDQNPGY, translated from the coding sequence ATGAAAAAGTTTTCCACCCTCTTCATCGCAGCCCTGCTGCTTGCGGGATGGTCGAGCGGTTGTGCCGACTACCTGAACACCGTTCCCGTCGACAAGTCGTCGCCCAACACCTTCCTCAAGGGCGTCGAGCAGGCCAAGAGCATGCTGGCGGGCATCTATTACTGTTTCTACGACGATTCGCCGGCCTATATCACCCCCTACACCTACGAGAACATGTGCGACAACTCCTACAACCACCACACTTGGGAGTTCAGCGCCGAATTCGCCCAAGGCACGCAGACCGCCGCGAGCTGGTGGGCCGAGCTGAAATGGACCAAGGACTGGCAGGCCATCTCGCGCGCCAACTCCCTGATCCGCTCGATGGCCCTCGCCACGGGCATCAGCCCTGCGGACAGCCGGAAGATACTGGCCGAAGCGCGGTTCCTGCGCGCGTGGTTCTATTTCGACTTGGTGCGTTTCTACGGCCGGGTGCCGCTGGTCGACGAGAATTCGCCGCAGGAGAACGCCCCGCGCGAAGAGCTCACGAAGGTGATGACCTTCATCAAGGGCGACGTGGAGTATGCCGTCGCAAACCTCGACAACACGCTGGGCGGCGAGGTCGCCTGCCTCGGTTCGGCCCTCATGCTCCAACTGCAAATCGCACAGTACGAATACGACAACGCCACGGTCATCGCCTGCGCCAAGGCGATCAAGGAGCTCGGCTACGACCTCTACGGCGACTTCCGCAAACTGTTCCTCGACGAAGGTATCAACGACCCGTCGAACCGGGAAGTGATCTTCAAGATCAACTACGCCGAAGACCTGCAGTCGAGCTACATGACCCAGTTGTGGTACAACTGGTTCTCGTTCAACACGACGCTCGAGGCGGTCAACAGCTTCTTCACGGCCAACGGACTTCCCGTCAAGCCGCTCGAGGCCGAGAACGGCGCCTCGATCCCGGCCGACCCGGCCTACGACAAGGATTATCCCTTCGAGAACCGCGATCCGCGCCTGAAACTCTCGGTGCTCTGCCCCGGCGACGAATACCGCTGCGACGGAACCTCCCGCTACCAGATTCACTGGCAGCCCGCCAACTGGGACAACAAGACCGGCTTCGCGGCCAAAAAGGGTGCCAACGAAACGCTCGTGAACCTCAACAACGACGGCGGCGACAAAATCCTGATGCGCTACGGCGAGGTGCTGCTGGCGTGGGCCGAGGCCGAAAACGAGGAGAACGGTCCCAAAGGCGCCTACGAGCTGATCGACCAACTGCGCCGCCGCGTGGGGATGGTCACCCTCACCGAGTCGCTGCCCAACCTCACGAAGGAGACCATGCGGGCGCTGATCCGCAACGAACGCCGCGTGGAACTCTTCCATGAGGGGCAGCGCTGGCACGACATCCGCCGCTGGAAGATCGCCGAGAAGGTGATGACCGACGCCCACGGACTCGACGTCTCGAAACTGCAGTACTACCCCACGAGCGGCGCCACGTCGCCCTACTGGCAGTACGAGGAGATCGTCGTCGACAAGCGCTCGTTCAACAAGGACCGCGACTACCTGTGGCCGATCCCGCTCAAGGAGCTGAACGCCAATCCGCTGATCCGCGACGACCAGAACCCCGGTTATTAA
- a CDS encoding FISUMP domain-containing protein: protein MKRFTAYLIPAAAVMAALLSPSCEQQVDYVDATWARPISPAEGSTLKIDFFKPDDKQVFTWEVRPGATYKIAFDVDMHFENACVYDMGQKDSLVLTNSEMLDMLRTVWPDFSGVKRFFWRVEQTRGHDVRTSWRYFSAIPQVESFTDARDGEVYGACQFILNDGSLMTIMSENLRATVYADGEPLPVEAKAAAGDGYCSDPLYVQKVGRYYSWAAATRLTWDEAKTAYEAGESVQGVCPDGWHLPSMDEFAALREYLGADVGANAVKDPSYWPTTAGITNSAKMNVVVSGFYWHEGLTFLTDPTFTARFWTSTPRLQGMQFAYGDSASADDPTKAVLLSIYDDASTLNMQSYSVVPSVENHMYPVRCVMDPM, encoded by the coding sequence ATGAAACGATTCACCGCATACCTGATCCCCGCGGCTGCCGTCATGGCCGCGCTCCTGAGCCCGTCGTGTGAGCAGCAGGTCGACTACGTCGATGCGACGTGGGCGCGCCCCATCTCCCCGGCCGAAGGCTCGACCCTGAAGATCGACTTCTTCAAACCCGACGACAAGCAGGTCTTCACTTGGGAGGTCCGTCCGGGAGCCACCTACAAGATCGCCTTCGACGTGGACATGCACTTCGAGAACGCCTGCGTCTACGACATGGGCCAGAAGGACTCGCTCGTGCTGACCAATTCCGAGATGCTCGACATGCTGCGCACCGTCTGGCCCGACTTCTCGGGTGTCAAGCGCTTCTTCTGGCGCGTCGAACAGACGCGCGGCCACGACGTGCGCACCTCGTGGCGCTATTTCAGCGCCATTCCGCAGGTCGAGAGCTTCACCGACGCCCGCGACGGCGAGGTCTACGGAGCCTGCCAGTTCATCCTCAACGACGGTTCGCTGATGACCATCATGTCCGAAAACCTGCGCGCCACGGTCTACGCCGACGGCGAACCGCTGCCCGTCGAGGCCAAGGCGGCCGCGGGCGACGGTTATTGCAGCGACCCGCTCTATGTGCAGAAGGTCGGCCGCTACTACTCGTGGGCCGCAGCCACGCGCCTGACGTGGGACGAGGCCAAGACGGCTTATGAAGCGGGTGAAAGCGTACAGGGCGTCTGCCCCGACGGATGGCACCTGCCCTCGATGGACGAGTTCGCCGCCCTGCGCGAATACCTCGGGGCCGACGTGGGCGCCAACGCCGTGAAAGACCCCTCCTACTGGCCGACGACCGCCGGCATCACAAACAGCGCCAAGATGAACGTCGTCGTGTCGGGTTTCTACTGGCACGAGGGGCTGACGTTCCTCACCGACCCGACCTTCACGGCCCGGTTCTGGACATCGACGCCCCGCCTGCAGGGGATGCAGTTCGCCTACGGCGACAGCGCCTCGGCCGACGACCCCACGAAGGCCGTTCTGCTCTCGATCTACGACGACGCATCGACACTGAACATGCAGTCGTACAGCGTCGTACCGTCGGTCGAAAACCACATGTACCCCGTCCGCTGCGTGATGGACCCGATGTAA
- a CDS encoding right-handed parallel beta-helix repeat-containing protein — MKIRLILFAALLGACQLAACKEDEPRTPQGGPEEVSYPHRYYIDPENGSYYNTGHSPSQAWESVDRIMERSWKAGDTILIKRGTVYNGSLTLRGSGSAEAPIVLGSYGDESLPLPEIAGGGNYEAILIRNVQYWELQDLRITNKGAAPRPKIAGIRIEADNIEGGVMNHIHIRRCEVADVYGTKTHHNEGGGSGIFYYNVIGGANPSSFNDLVVEDCRLTDCQRDGLTGFLATGDRSLRKANTGFVFRRNVFEGIPGDQIIVNGCDDALVEYNIVRNCAQGDFADESVPNRMEAAAALWCIHSDGTIFRYNTVQDHKATWDGQAFDVDQNCRNTLFEYNISYNNTGGWLMLCPSDVAFDRNFVSQEGTVVRYNVSINDGTRDYVKGNGQTLSSTIDVVGRVGGCHFYNNTIIKTRSAATHADNTAVTFDSYTNIEGSLVFTNNIFYNTTGTANPFTKVGTGEFIDDRGLILRNNCIYGYREGTIPGSGDHNVGTILTDPKFVRLVEEFTANNNLVDKEQILAGLQLATGSPCIGTGAGIADEPVFPLTTDFWGERIGSARNIGAYNH; from the coding sequence ATGAAAATCCGACTGATCCTATTCGCCGCACTGCTGGGAGCATGCCAGCTCGCGGCCTGCAAGGAGGACGAACCCCGCACCCCGCAAGGCGGTCCGGAGGAGGTCTCCTACCCCCACCGTTACTACATCGACCCCGAAAACGGGTCCTACTACAACACCGGACACTCCCCCTCGCAGGCGTGGGAGAGCGTCGACCGCATCATGGAGCGCTCGTGGAAGGCCGGCGACACGATCCTCATCAAGCGCGGCACGGTCTACAACGGATCGCTCACGCTGCGCGGCAGCGGTTCGGCCGAGGCGCCGATCGTGCTGGGCTCCTACGGCGACGAAAGCCTGCCCCTGCCCGAAATCGCAGGCGGCGGAAACTACGAGGCCATCCTGATCCGCAACGTCCAGTACTGGGAGTTGCAGGACCTGCGGATCACCAACAAGGGCGCGGCCCCGCGGCCCAAGATCGCCGGCATCCGCATCGAGGCCGACAACATCGAGGGCGGCGTGATGAACCACATCCACATCCGCCGCTGCGAGGTCGCCGATGTCTACGGCACGAAGACCCACCACAACGAAGGCGGCGGCTCGGGCATCTTCTACTACAATGTCATCGGGGGTGCGAATCCCTCGTCGTTCAACGATCTGGTGGTCGAGGATTGCCGCCTGACCGACTGCCAGCGCGACGGACTGACGGGTTTTCTGGCGACGGGCGACCGTTCGCTGCGCAAGGCCAACACGGGCTTCGTATTCCGCCGGAACGTCTTCGAAGGGATTCCCGGCGACCAGATCATCGTCAACGGCTGCGACGACGCCCTCGTCGAGTACAACATCGTGCGCAACTGTGCGCAGGGCGATTTCGCCGACGAGAGCGTCCCCAACCGCATGGAGGCCGCCGCAGCCCTGTGGTGCATCCACAGCGACGGCACCATCTTCCGTTACAACACCGTGCAGGACCACAAGGCCACATGGGACGGACAGGCATTCGACGTCGACCAGAACTGCCGCAACACGCTCTTCGAATACAACATCTCCTACAACAACACGGGCGGCTGGCTGATGCTCTGCCCGAGCGACGTGGCGTTCGACCGCAATTTCGTCTCGCAGGAGGGCACGGTGGTGCGCTACAACGTCAGCATCAACGACGGCACGCGCGACTATGTGAAGGGCAACGGCCAGACCCTCTCGTCGACGATCGACGTGGTGGGCCGCGTGGGCGGATGCCACTTCTACAACAACACCATTATCAAGACCCGTTCCGCCGCGACGCACGCCGACAACACGGCCGTCACGTTCGACAGCTACACCAACATCGAGGGGTCGCTGGTCTTCACCAACAACATCTTCTACAACACTACCGGCACGGCCAATCCCTTCACAAAGGTCGGCACGGGCGAGTTCATCGACGACCGGGGACTGATCCTGCGCAACAACTGCATCTACGGCTACCGGGAGGGAACCATTCCCGGTTCGGGCGACCACAACGTCGGCACGATTCTCACCGACCCGAAATTTGTCCGGCTCGTGGAGGAGTTCACGGCCAACAACAATCTGGTCGACAAGGAGCAGATACTCGCAGGGCTGCAGTTGGCCACGGGATCGCCTTGCATCGGTACGGGCGCCGGAATCGCCGACGAGCCGGTATTCCCGCTCACGACCGATTTCTGGGGCGAGCGCATCGGCAGCGCGCGCAACATCGGGGCGTATAACCATTAA